GGAATTATCCCTTGGATTCCGGAAATATAGCATAGATAAATCCGGAGTTGCAAGACATAAAAACCCCGAAGTCCCCCCGAAAATGGTGTCTCTCCGGATCCAATGCATTGAGAAGATTGAAAATTGACAATCCTCATCGAAACTCATATGATTCAGAATCGTTAAGAATACAGGAAAACATAAACCGGAATTCACCATTTGCCGACCAAAGAGAAGGGGCCAAGCCGAACATGGGAAAAATCAACGAAAAAAAAATGAACGATTTTATTACAAAAACCCGAAAACCCTTTGAGAACCTGTTGGCAAAATGGGTGGCCCTTCCCACGATCAGCGCCGAATCCGCCCACAAAAGCGACATTGCAATGGCCGCTGAAGAGGCAGCCGGACTGCTGAAGGGGCTGGGGGGACAAACTGAGACCATCGAGACCGAGGGCCATCCTTTGGTCATCGGGAACATCCGGAAATTTCCCGATGCCCCCACGGTCCTGATCTACAACCACCTCGATGTACAACCGGCGGAGCCGGAGGACTGGGAAGACCCGCCCTTTCAGCCGACGCTGAAAGACGGCCGCTACGGAGGCCGGGGAAGTACCGATAACAAAGGACCGGCGCTCACGGCCTACTTCGCCGTGCAATGTGCCGTGGAGCAGAAGATCCCCCTCAATTATTGTTTTGTCTGGGAATTTGAAGAGGAGATCGGCAGTCCTCATTTTAACACTGCGTTAAAGAGCCGGAAAGAATTTATCCGGGCCGATTCCATCCTCGTCTCCGATACGGTCTGGATCGCCCGGGACAGGCCGGCCATACCCTTCGGCATCCGGGGACTCCTCACGGCCACCCTGACCCTCGAAACGGGGGAACGGGACGCCCATTCGGGGCTGGTCGGAGGGGCGGCCCGCAATCCGGTCGGGGAACTCTGCAACCTCATCGCACAATGCTATGACCCCGTAACGGGCGATGTGCATCTGCCCGGTTTTTACGATGATCTTCTGACGTCAAGCGGTGAGGAAATGGAAGGATTCCTTGCATCGGGTTTCAAGGTCGCCGTTTTTAAAAAGGCCCACGGACTGAAGAGTCTGCGGTTCAAGGAACCGGCAAAGGTGATTGAATCGATCTGGTCGAAGCCGACCTTTGAAGTCCACGGCCTGGCCGGAGGCTACACAGGTCAGGGAGTGAAAACCGTTGTCCCTCCCCGGGCGGAGGCCAAGATCAGTATGCGTCTGGTCCCCCGCCAGACCCCGAAAAAGATCTTTTCCGCTTTGCGGGATTTTGTAAAGGAACGGAATCCAGACGTAAAGGTAAGATTGGAAGCGATCCTGGATCCCTACCTGGCCTCTCCCGCGGGAGAATATTTCCAGGCAGGGGTGGAGGCAATGACTTTCGGGTTTCAGACCCCGCCCGCCCTGATTCGGGAGGGAGGATCGATCGGCGCCGTGGTTACCCTGAACCGGTTACTGAAGGTCCCGGTTACTTTTCTCGGACTCTCGCTGCCGGAACACGGGTATCATGCACCGAATGAATATTTCGAATGGCGTCAGGTCCGGGGAGGGATCCGGACCTTTCTACACTACTTCAACCGAATCAGCCGGATACCGGAACCCATTTAGAGATGATATTCCATTCCTTTTGGTCTTGCCCCTTCATGTACTTCATGGTGAAAGCTTATTGCCTTTGCGTTTGATTTTACTCTGTCCCTCTGTGCCTTTGTGCCTGAGGAGTTTACTTTTCCGGATTCACAGCAGCTTCCTTTTCACTCCGTCTTCTCGAAGCCACCGTCACCACATCGGATTTTTTCTGCCGGGCCAGCTTGGCCGCCTTCCGGGCCTGAATCGCCTTTCTCTTTTTTGTATTGGATGCCATGTTCTTCTCCTTAACGTCAATTTAAGAGGTTGAGAAAAGCCCCGGATGCAGAATACTTAAAGCCTGACCACCGGAACCGCGTTTTACAAAACCATCAATACTTCACCTGAAAGTGATCAAACTCTCCTTCATACATCTCATCCCGCACATCAATACGAATCACATGAGATCCCGACGGACCCTGCCTGCACCAGACAATCAGTTCCTGAAGGGCATGCATCGGACCTTCCGCCACAACTTCTACGGAGCCGTCCGGCAGGTTGCTGACCCACCCCGTCACGTTCAACTCGCGGGCACGGTCCAGGGTGCCGGCCCGGAAGCAAACGCCCTGTACCCTGCCGTAAATCGTCAGATGGACCCGACTCTGTCCCTTTGTCGCCATTTGTCAACCCCCGGGAGACTCCTTCCGCCGGGCCCTTTGTGCACCGAAATTATTTCTTCTTTTCTTCTTCCAGTTTTTCCCCGTTTTCCGGTGTAATATCAATCTCGTCTTCACCTTTCGTGGCCTTTTTGAAATTCCGGATTCCCTTTCCCAGTCCGGAACCGATCTCCGGAAGTTTCCCCGCACCGAAGATAATCAGAACAATCACCAGGATAATGACCAACTCCATCCAGCCTAATCCAAACATGGATCCCCTCCTTTGATGACTCATCTTGCCCCATCGGCAATCAGGGTCTGATAATCTTCCACCGTATTGATGCTGACGAAAGATGAAAGGTCCGGATCCATCCGGGCCATCTCCCCTTCTTCCAGGAACCTTGTATTCAGGGATCGAAGGACTCCCTGCATTCCGCGGCGTCCCTCACGCAGATGCCTGCCCATCACCGGGAGGCACCGTTGATCATAAACGGCATGCAATGGCTGCGGAACGGAAGGACGGTCCTCTCGGGAAGATCCTCGGATCACAGCAACCAGGGCATCGGCGGCCCCGGCCCGTCGCATCATATACTGGACCAGCTCCGTCCGAACCATCGGCATATCACAGGCGACACAAAAATTCTTCGGATCCCGGGAGGCCGAAAGTCCCGAGAAAATCCCCGTCAGAGGACCACGCTCCGGGTACAGATCACAAACAACCTTGACGGGAAACCCGGCATAACGTTCCGGTTCCCGGGTCACCAGGAGAATCTCCCGGAAGAGCGGTGACAAGGCCCCGATGATATACCAAAGAAAGATCCGGCCCTTCCATGGGAGAAACGCCTTGTTGCGCCCCATACGCCGGTTCTCTCCGCCGGCAAGGATGATAGCCGCCATCGGTTCCGCCCCCTGATCCACAAAGTCCTTTATTTCGCCGTGCGAACTTTGAGCAGAGAGATCACCTTCTTCACGCCCGTAACGCCTTTCGCAATCGTCACGGCCCGATTGATCTCATCCTGCGATCCGAGGTACCCGTTCAGGGTGACTTCGGCAAGATTGGTGTCCACATCGATATTCAGGGCATGAACGTGTGGATCTTCCAACAGTTTGCCCTTGACCATCGAAGTAATCCGAAGATCTTCCGCCGATTCCGAAATTGTTTTTTCATCCGTTCCGATCTTGTATCCGGCGGTTGCGGCGCCTCCAATGAGCAGGAGTTCACAACCTGTCGTCATCAACGCGGCAATACTCATCACTCCAACCACCCATTTTTTCCAAGATGACATCCTTGCCTCTCTTTCTGCCGACGGCCCTGCCCCATCCCCTCGCGGGATGATGCAAGATAACAATTCTGCGTTTTATTGTCAACGGTTTTGGCGCTACCGGTATTGACACCGCTGTTCCCCTTTGTTATCTTGTCTGCACGAAAAGAACCTCGGGACTTCAAGGGTCGGCCGTTGAAATTTTTCATTCCCATATTCCTGATTTCTTGCCTGATCTCTTTGTCGTCCCCGGCTGCGGAATGGGGTCCCGGATCCTTCGGGCCCGTATCACAAAAGGGAGAAACCTTTCGCTCTTCCACCGCGGCAGCGTCCAATCTTCCGGAAAGAAGCCCTTTCGCGAAGTTTCTCGTCGTCGGGGTCCGCTTCT
The sequence above is a segment of the Deltaproteobacteria bacterium genome. Coding sequences within it:
- a CDS encoding M20 family dipeptidase, with amino-acid sequence MGKINEKKMNDFITKTRKPFENLLAKWVALPTISAESAHKSDIAMAAEEAAGLLKGLGGQTETIETEGHPLVIGNIRKFPDAPTVLIYNHLDVQPAEPEDWEDPPFQPTLKDGRYGGRGSTDNKGPALTAYFAVQCAVEQKIPLNYCFVWEFEEEIGSPHFNTALKSRKEFIRADSILVSDTVWIARDRPAIPFGIRGLLTATLTLETGERDAHSGLVGGAARNPVGELCNLIAQCYDPVTGDVHLPGFYDDLLTSSGEEMEGFLASGFKVAVFKKAHGLKSLRFKEPAKVIESIWSKPTFEVHGLAGGYTGQGVKTVVPPRAEAKISMRLVPRQTPKKIFSALRDFVKERNPDVKVRLEAILDPYLASPAGEYFQAGVEAMTFGFQTPPALIREGGSIGAVVTLNRLLKVPVTFLGLSLPEHGYHAPNEYFEWRQVRGGIRTFLHYFNRISRIPEPI
- a CDS encoding acylphosphatase yields the protein MATKGQSRVHLTIYGRVQGVCFRAGTLDRARELNVTGWVSNLPDGSVEVVAEGPMHALQELIVWCRQGPSGSHVIRIDVRDEMYEGEFDHFQVKY
- a CDS encoding twin-arginine translocase TatA/TatE family subunit; this translates as MFGLGWMELVIILVIVLIIFGAGKLPEIGSGLGKGIRNFKKATKGEDEIDITPENGEKLEEEKKK
- a CDS encoding molybdenum cofactor guanylyltransferase, with the translated sequence MAAIILAGGENRRMGRNKAFLPWKGRIFLWYIIGALSPLFREILLVTREPERYAGFPVKVVCDLYPERGPLTGIFSGLSASRDPKNFCVACDMPMVRTELVQYMMRRAGAADALVAVIRGSSREDRPSVPQPLHAVYDQRCLPVMGRHLREGRRGMQGVLRSLNTRFLEEGEMARMDPDLSSFVSINTVEDYQTLIADGAR
- a CDS encoding BON domain-containing protein produces the protein MSSWKKWVVGVMSIAALMTTGCELLLIGGAATAGYKIGTDEKTISESAEDLRITSMVKGKLLEDPHVHALNIDVDTNLAEVTLNGYLGSQDEINRAVTIAKGVTGVKKVISLLKVRTAK